From Nitrospirota bacterium, a single genomic window includes:
- a CDS encoding rod shape-determining protein gives MGITNTVLGWFSNDLAIDLGTANTLVYVKGKGIVINEPSVVAIEKKSGQVLAVGSEAKKMLGRTPGNIVAVRPMKDGVIADFEIAEKMLKHFITRAHNRNTFVRPRIIICVPSKITQVEQRAVKDSAELAGAREVYLIEEPIAAAIGAGLPIAEPSGNMVVDIGGGTTDVAVISLAGIVYSESVKVAGDKMDDFIMSYIKRKYNLLIGDHMAEQIKFEIGSAYPQDDRKTFMIKGRDLISGIPRTLVIDDAEIREALAEPIGAIVNAIKVALENTPPELAGDIIDRGIVLTGGGSLLRGMDVRLREETNLPIITVDNPLTTVVLGTGKALDQIDLLQRVSILAQ, from the coding sequence GTGGGGATTACGAATACCGTTCTGGGCTGGTTCTCCAACGATCTGGCGATCGACTTGGGAACCGCCAACACGCTGGTCTATGTGAAGGGCAAGGGTATTGTCATCAATGAGCCGTCCGTGGTCGCGATCGAAAAGAAAAGCGGCCAAGTCCTGGCGGTGGGTTCGGAGGCGAAAAAGATGCTGGGGCGCACTCCCGGAAACATCGTGGCGGTGCGACCCATGAAGGACGGGGTGATCGCGGACTTTGAGATTGCCGAAAAGATGCTCAAACACTTCATTACCCGGGCGCACAACCGGAACACGTTCGTCCGGCCTCGCATCATCATTTGCGTGCCCTCAAAGATCACCCAGGTGGAGCAGCGGGCGGTCAAAGACTCCGCCGAACTTGCCGGCGCCCGCGAGGTGTACTTGATCGAAGAGCCGATCGCGGCGGCGATCGGCGCCGGTCTGCCGATTGCCGAGCCGTCCGGAAACATGGTTGTCGACATCGGCGGTGGCACCACGGACGTCGCGGTGATCTCGCTCGCAGGGATCGTGTACAGCGAGTCCGTCAAGGTCGCCGGGGATAAGATGGACGACTTCATCATGAGTTACATCAAGCGAAAGTACAACCTGCTGATCGGCGACCACATGGCGGAGCAGATCAAGTTCGAAATTGGGTCGGCGTATCCGCAGGACGACCGAAAAACGTTCATGATCAAAGGACGAGACCTCATCTCCGGTATCCCAAGGACGCTCGTCATCGATGACGCCGAGATCCGCGAGGCGCTGGCCGAACCCATCGGGGCCATCGTCAACGCGATCAAGGTTGCGTTGGAGAACACGCCGCCCGAGCTCGCCGGAGACATCATCGATCGGGGCATCGTGCTGACGGGGGGGGGATCTCTTCTGCGCGGGATGGACGTTCGGCTCCGCGAAGAGACCAACTTACCGATCATCACGGTGGATAACCCGCTCACGACCGTCGTGCTGGGAACCGGCAAGGCGCTGGACCAGATCGACCTTCTGCAGCGCGTCTCGATTCTCGCCCAATAA
- the mreC gene encoding rod shape-determining protein MreC: MAHPLSGSKRGWLLALGVVVFVAIAFLPDWQRRPVPVAVRPLTAAYALVAGGLTSAVDWVGDAWAHYVAVTRLYDANAALQADVQRLTRERDALVEMADENRRLAALLDFRAALPASTQGARVIGRDPSRWYQSITIDRGSQDAAVVDMGVSVPRGVVGTVVKVFPSASVVLLITDRQSAVPAITQRTREQGILEGTVAGRLRLKYLPPSSDIREGDVILTSGLTTSFPKGLMVGTVTRVERAEGALYPEVEVLPSADLAAIEEVLVFDLLPES; encoded by the coding sequence ATGGCACATCCCTTATCGGGATCTAAGCGCGGCTGGTTGCTCGCGCTGGGCGTCGTCGTCTTCGTGGCGATTGCGTTTCTCCCAGACTGGCAGCGGCGTCCGGTACCCGTCGCGGTCCGCCCGCTGACCGCCGCCTACGCGTTGGTGGCGGGTGGATTGACGTCCGCGGTAGACTGGGTTGGCGACGCATGGGCCCATTATGTGGCAGTGACCAGGCTCTACGATGCCAACGCGGCCCTCCAGGCGGACGTCCAGCGGTTGACCCGCGAGCGCGACGCGCTGGTCGAGATGGCGGACGAGAATCGTCGCCTGGCCGCGCTGCTCGACTTTCGCGCAGCGCTCCCTGCCTCGACTCAGGGGGCACGGGTGATCGGTCGGGACCCCTCGCGGTGGTATCAGTCAATCACGATCGACCGCGGCAGCCAGGACGCTGCGGTTGTGGACATGGGGGTGAGCGTTCCGCGCGGCGTGGTCGGGACCGTCGTGAAAGTGTTTCCCTCGGCCTCGGTGGTGCTATTGATCACCGATCGTCAGAGCGCGGTTCCTGCGATCACCCAACGGACCCGGGAACAGGGGATCCTTGAAGGCACCGTGGCGGGCCGCCTCCGCCTCAAGTACCTCCCCCCGTCGTCCGATATCCGCGAGGGTGATGTCATTCTCACGTCGGGACTGACGACCTCGTTCCCCAAGGGCCTCATGGTCGGCACCGTCACGCGAGTCGAGCGGGCAGAGGGCGCCCTCTATCCAGAGGTCGAAGTGCTGCCCTCGGCGGATCTCGCGGCCATCGAGGAGGTCCTGGTGTTCGATCTTCTGCCGGAGTCGTGA
- a CDS encoding M23 family metallopeptidase codes for MWPRLIGSGRLPALLAGSALFLVCSSTASAVDSGPVLSKSVKQGEAFAVRVPESALVAGSGSDDLVARFGGRDWPAFSTPDGAGVLMAVDLDGAPGVQDFVVERREPDGATVVARGAVIVENGAFGVQTLTLPDKQVDLDADTLRRVETEQNAMLAAMEPITPRLWDGAFVAPAKGKIQQSFGRRRVINGQPRNPHTGEDISAPQGAAVVAINHGTVRLVADQFFSGKSVVIDHGLGLYSMYFHLSEVSVRVGDRVTTAQVIGAVGATGRASGPHLHWGVRLNGARINPLSLNTALNGVMTAAH; via the coding sequence GTGTGGCCGCGTCTCATCGGTAGTGGTCGGCTCCCGGCGCTGCTTGCGGGGAGCGCGCTCTTTCTGGTCTGTTCATCAACGGCTTCGGCGGTTGATAGCGGTCCCGTTCTCTCCAAATCCGTCAAACAGGGTGAGGCCTTTGCCGTCAGAGTGCCGGAGTCGGCGCTCGTAGCGGGCTCCGGCTCGGACGATTTGGTCGCCCGGTTCGGCGGTCGCGATTGGCCGGCGTTCAGCACGCCTGATGGCGCCGGCGTCTTGATGGCTGTCGACCTGGATGGGGCGCCGGGCGTGCAGGATTTCGTGGTTGAGCGAAGAGAACCGGACGGAGCCACCGTCGTGGCGCGGGGCGCCGTGATCGTCGAGAACGGGGCGTTTGGCGTCCAAACGCTCACCCTGCCTGACAAACAGGTGGACCTGGACGCCGACACTCTGCGGCGTGTCGAGACTGAACAGAACGCCATGCTGGCCGCGATGGAGCCCATCACCCCGCGGCTGTGGGACGGAGCATTTGTGGCGCCCGCAAAAGGGAAGATCCAACAGTCGTTCGGGCGACGACGCGTCATCAACGGACAGCCGAGGAATCCGCATACCGGCGAAGACATCAGCGCTCCGCAGGGCGCGGCAGTTGTGGCCATCAACCACGGCACGGTTCGGTTGGTTGCGGATCAGTTCTTCAGCGGCAAAAGCGTCGTGATCGACCACGGCCTGGGATTGTATTCGATGTATTTTCACCTCTCGGAGGTCTCGGTTCGCGTCGGGGACCGCGTGACGACCGCCCAGGTCATTGGCGCGGTGGGTGCCACGGGCCGCGCCTCGGGCCCTCACCTTCACTGGGGTGTGCGCCTGAATGGCGCACGGATCAATCCGCTGTCGCTCAACACGGCGCTGAACGGCGTGATGACGGCGGCGCACTAG
- the rodA gene encoding rod shape-determining protein RodA, whose product MRQVRSRLGSLDWQVLAAIACIVALGVASIYSATAHQAGRPSPLYLKQLAWIGIGLVVLIAVALVDYHALARRAYVAYAAIVVLLVVVLAIGRVGMGAQRWISLGVIDVQPSELAKLVLIVALARYCADKTVKGGLGPSQLGPPLLLALVPIVLILKQPDLGTGLSLLAISLAMILLVGIRYQSIILLSLAGLMIFPFAWNVFWNSLRGYQRDRLLTFVNPSSDPLGSGYHVIQSKIAVGSGGFWGKGFLGSTQSQLKFLPEGHTDFIFAVFAEEWGFVGVLVLFALYGFVLYWIMETAYKSKDRLGAFLAVGVASMVVFSLVVNIGMTLGIMPVVGVPLLLMSYGGSSTLTVFAALGLVLNVRLRRFMLFY is encoded by the coding sequence GTGCGCCAGGTTAGGTCGCGGCTCGGCAGCCTGGACTGGCAGGTCCTCGCCGCGATCGCGTGCATCGTGGCGCTGGGGGTGGCGTCGATCTACAGCGCGACCGCTCATCAGGCCGGTCGCCCCTCACCCCTCTACCTCAAGCAACTGGCGTGGATTGGCATTGGACTGGTGGTGCTGATCGCGGTGGCGCTGGTCGACTACCACGCGCTCGCTCGTCGCGCGTATGTGGCCTACGCCGCTATTGTGGTGCTGCTCGTCGTGGTGTTGGCGATCGGGCGGGTGGGGATGGGCGCGCAGCGGTGGATCTCGTTGGGTGTGATCGATGTGCAACCGTCGGAGCTCGCCAAACTCGTGTTGATCGTGGCGCTGGCGCGATATTGCGCCGACAAGACGGTCAAAGGCGGGCTGGGGCCGTCGCAGCTTGGTCCGCCGCTGCTCCTGGCTCTGGTGCCCATCGTGCTCATTCTCAAACAACCTGATCTGGGGACGGGACTAAGCCTGTTGGCCATCTCGCTGGCCATGATTCTGCTGGTGGGGATTCGGTATCAGTCCATCATCTTGTTGAGCCTTGCGGGGCTGATGATCTTCCCGTTTGCCTGGAACGTGTTCTGGAACTCGTTGCGGGGATATCAGCGAGATCGGTTGCTCACCTTTGTCAACCCCAGTTCCGACCCCCTGGGCAGCGGGTACCATGTCATCCAGTCCAAGATCGCCGTCGGGTCAGGCGGCTTCTGGGGGAAGGGGTTTCTGGGCAGCACGCAGAGCCAATTGAAGTTTCTGCCCGAGGGGCACACCGATTTTATTTTTGCGGTGTTCGCCGAAGAGTGGGGCTTTGTCGGGGTGTTGGTGCTGTTCGCCTTGTACGGGTTCGTGCTGTACTGGATTATGGAAACCGCATACAAATCCAAGGACCGCTTGGGCGCATTTCTCGCCGTGGGCGTAGCATCGATGGTGGTCTTCTCGTTGGTTGTCAACATCGGGATGACTCTCGGCATCATGCCGGTGGTCGGGGTTCCTTTGCTGCTGATGAGCTATGGAGGCTCGTCCACGTTGACCGTGTTTGCGGCGCTGGGTTTGGTGCTCAATGTACGCCTTCGTCGGTTTATGCTATTTTACTGA
- a CDS encoding RDD family protein has product MDAAPRPVSSEPPADPLTRWVAKFLDVLLASAIDQLLPVVGFFAAVTYLMIADGLQPGGSVGKRLLGLAIRGADGRVCGVRESLLRNGVLAVPFALWLLLQPVGWLAAVAGWLVLIGAFGLEGILLVGNPQGQRLGDELADTRVIGVSVPHNA; this is encoded by the coding sequence ATGGACGCCGCCCCACGACCGGTATCATCTGAGCCGCCCGCCGATCCCCTCACCCGGTGGGTGGCCAAATTTTTGGACGTTCTGCTTGCGTCGGCCATCGACCAACTTCTCCCTGTGGTTGGTTTCTTCGCCGCCGTGACCTACCTGATGATCGCAGACGGCCTTCAACCCGGGGGGAGCGTGGGCAAGCGATTGTTGGGGCTCGCGATCCGCGGGGCGGACGGGCGGGTGTGCGGGGTGCGCGAGTCGCTGTTGCGAAACGGTGTGCTGGCCGTTCCCTTTGCCCTGTGGCTGTTACTCCAGCCGGTGGGGTGGTTGGCCGCGGTCGCGGGGTGGCTGGTATTGATCGGCGCGTTTGGGTTGGAAGGCATTCTCTTGGTCGGAAACCCGCAGGGGCAGCGGTTGGGGGATGAACTCGCGGACACGCGAGTGATCGGCGTGAGCGTCCCGCACAACGCGTAG
- a CDS encoding SurA N-terminal domain-containing protein, with product MIKLLRHSAIENPWVYRIIMLVIAVTFVITMGWWGFSDDERTVVARVGTHSISMDEYERAYRNQERAYRDALKEQFTPELAKQLNLKHVVINALVERQLWLDAAKQMGLIVTARELAQSIAAIPAFEKEGTGRFDPDVYRRVLAVNHLTPEAFETAQREELLIARVKAVVSESTAVSEPEWADARARQAAQNPGPTSDAMLPSPLPQKQDRVVRSYTDQLRRHADVEIYDNLL from the coding sequence ATGATCAAGTTGCTACGCCACAGCGCGATCGAGAACCCGTGGGTGTATCGGATCATTATGTTGGTGATTGCGGTCACGTTTGTGATTACGATGGGATGGTGGGGGTTCAGTGACGACGAGCGAACCGTGGTCGCCCGCGTCGGCACCCACTCGATCTCGATGGACGAATACGAACGCGCCTACCGAAACCAGGAGCGCGCCTACCGTGACGCCTTGAAAGAACAGTTTACCCCGGAGTTGGCCAAACAATTGAACCTCAAACACGTCGTGATCAATGCGCTCGTGGAGCGCCAACTGTGGCTCGACGCCGCCAAACAGATGGGACTCATCGTCACGGCCCGTGAACTCGCGCAGAGTATCGCTGCCATCCCGGCGTTTGAGAAAGAAGGCACCGGACGCTTTGACCCGGATGTGTATCGCCGGGTGTTGGCCGTCAACCACCTCACCCCAGAAGCCTTTGAAACCGCCCAACGGGAAGAGCTCCTCATCGCGAGGGTCAAAGCCGTGGTGAGCGAATCCACCGCGGTATCCGAACCGGAATGGGCCGACGCTCGAGCCCGCCAAGCGGCCCAGAATCCCGGGCCGACCTCAGATGCGATGTTGCCGTCCCCCTTGCCCCAAAAGCAGGACCGTGTCGTGCGGTCCTACACGGATCAGCTTCGCCGCCACGCCGACGTGGAGATCTACGACAACTTGTTGTAA
- the mrdA gene encoding penicillin-binding protein 2 has translation MTSSPHDDFKDLYDRITWGAIAMLALLGLLVLRAWYLQVVEGDTYRELAETNRVRVVSVLPQRGLIFDRHGRLLVNNTPGFTAYVVAEDAPSPLDPLIERLAGYLGLPEEDIRERIEGQRMARPFTPIPIKSHLTLKEVALIEAHRLDLPGVKIEVEAQRNYPLGTWASHLLGYVSEVSATQRSTTEFEGLPLGMQVGQYGAELAYDAILRGQPGEKGVEVDALGHERRVVSHIRPAQGDDLYLTIDADVQRAAEDALEGKAGVVVALDPTTGDVIAMVSHPDFDPNVLSGALTTSRWAELIADPGRPLNNRAIQGQYPPGSTFKIVVATAALERRIVTPRSETTCNGGKFFGNRVFRDWKAGGHGIVDLHRALVESCDVYFYELGDRVGVDAIAEFARAFGLGEPTGIALPSEKKGLIPSTEWKLASRREPWYPGETLSVAIGQGYVSVTPLQLATMIGTVATGGARHPPRYVREIRHRDGTVVVPETIPAEHLTVSAKTFAVLREALKGVVVEQHGTGGAARSSITQIAGKTGTAQVASLAASSRKGRPAHLEDHAWFVAFAPLDTPRIAVTVLVEHGGHGGSAAAPIAKQVIETYLGAQPQPSPSPVAARDRGSAGAPG, from the coding sequence ATGACTTCTTCTCCGCACGACGACTTCAAGGACTTATACGATAGGATCACCTGGGGCGCCATCGCGATGTTGGCGCTTCTTGGGCTGTTGGTCCTCCGCGCGTGGTACCTCCAGGTGGTGGAAGGCGACACGTATAGGGAGCTCGCCGAGACCAATCGCGTCCGCGTCGTCAGCGTGTTGCCGCAACGCGGTCTGATCTTCGACCGACACGGCCGCCTGCTCGTCAATAACACGCCCGGCTTCACGGCGTATGTGGTGGCCGAAGACGCGCCATCGCCACTCGACCCCTTGATCGAGCGGTTAGCCGGCTATCTGGGGTTGCCAGAAGAAGACATCCGGGAGCGCATCGAAGGTCAGCGGATGGCGAGACCCTTTACCCCGATTCCGATCAAGAGCCACCTCACGCTGAAAGAGGTGGCGCTGATCGAGGCGCATCGTCTGGATCTGCCTGGTGTAAAGATCGAGGTCGAGGCCCAACGAAACTACCCCTTGGGAACATGGGCGTCCCATTTACTGGGGTACGTGAGCGAAGTGTCCGCGACTCAGCGTTCCACCACGGAATTCGAGGGGCTGCCGCTCGGCATGCAGGTGGGCCAGTACGGCGCGGAGCTCGCGTACGACGCCATCCTCCGCGGACAACCCGGTGAGAAGGGCGTCGAAGTGGATGCGCTGGGGCACGAACGGCGAGTCGTGAGCCATATCCGCCCCGCCCAGGGCGACGATCTGTATTTAACGATCGACGCGGACGTGCAGCGGGCTGCGGAGGACGCGCTCGAGGGGAAGGCTGGCGTCGTGGTGGCGCTGGACCCGACGACGGGAGACGTGATCGCGATGGTGAGTCATCCCGATTTCGACCCCAATGTCTTGTCCGGGGCATTGACCACGTCTCGCTGGGCGGAGTTGATCGCAGATCCCGGTCGCCCGTTGAACAATCGGGCGATTCAAGGACAATACCCACCCGGTTCCACGTTCAAAATCGTGGTGGCCACGGCCGCCCTTGAGCGGCGCATCGTAACACCGCGTTCCGAGACCACGTGCAACGGCGGGAAGTTCTTTGGGAACCGCGTGTTTCGCGATTGGAAGGCCGGAGGCCACGGCATCGTTGACCTGCATCGGGCGCTGGTGGAGTCGTGCGACGTCTATTTTTATGAGCTGGGTGACCGAGTCGGGGTGGACGCCATCGCGGAGTTCGCGCGGGCGTTTGGTCTGGGTGAACCCACCGGAATCGCGCTCCCCTCCGAAAAGAAAGGGTTAATCCCGTCCACGGAGTGGAAACTCGCAAGCCGGCGGGAGCCGTGGTACCCGGGGGAGACGTTGTCGGTGGCGATCGGTCAGGGCTACGTCTCGGTCACGCCGCTGCAATTGGCCACCATGATCGGCACCGTCGCGACCGGCGGGGCGCGCCACCCGCCCCGCTACGTCCGGGAAATCCGTCATCGCGACGGCACGGTGGTGGTTCCTGAGACGATCCCGGCGGAGCATCTCACCGTCAGCGCCAAGACGTTTGCCGTGTTGCGCGAGGCGCTCAAGGGTGTGGTGGTGGAGCAACACGGGACCGGCGGCGCTGCGCGATCTTCGATCACGCAGATCGCGGGCAAGACCGGAACCGCGCAAGTGGCGAGTCTGGCCGCGAGCAGCCGAAAGGGCCGCCCGGCACACCTCGAAGACCACGCGTGGTTCGTGGCCTTCGCGCCGCTGGACACACCGCGAATCGCCGTCACCGTCTTGGTGGAACACGGCGGGCACGGCGGCAGCGCCGCTGCGCCGATCGCCAAGCAGGTCATCGAAACCTACCTCGGGGCGCAGCCCCAGCCGTCTCCAAGCCCCGTCGCGGCCAGAGACCGAGGGTCGGCCGGTGCGCCAGGTTAG
- a CDS encoding Rne/Rng family ribonuclease → MGIEIVIDPSREETRVAVLEQQVLTELYIDRKRDRGIVGNVYKGRVVKVLPGMQAAFVDIGVERAAFLYVADIATETGGPPPAVDASDAPEGVDEAEGGGETPKGDDEGEDEVTKATPRPRRVHRSIEELLREGQEVVVQVTKDPIGTKGCRVTTYLSLPGRYLVFMPTVNHIGISRRIGDETERARLREMITRLRQPGTGYIIRTVSEGTSEDEFRMDIEFLGRLWQTIGDEAQRASAPALLHADLDLSLRTVRDLLTHRVDRLTVGARAEYDRIRQFVGTYLPNLVAKVHLYSQDEPIFDRYGIEIEISKALGRRVWLKSGGYIVIEHTEALTVVDVNTGRYVGKRDLEETILKTNLEAAKEIAYQLRLRNIGGIIIIDFIDMEKEKNRERVFAALRDALATDRARSNILRISDLGLVEMSRERVREDLLRVLCDACLYCEKRGYIRSATTICYEIFREIRRSGTASEAGTILVTVHPNVANLLFDEEREGVEALEREFNKRISIKADPHLHQEQYDLVLV, encoded by the coding sequence ATGGGCATAGAGATCGTGATCGACCCGTCGCGCGAGGAGACGCGCGTGGCGGTGCTCGAGCAGCAGGTCTTAACCGAGCTCTATATCGATCGGAAACGCGATCGCGGGATCGTTGGCAACGTGTACAAAGGCCGTGTGGTGAAGGTCCTCCCAGGTATGCAGGCCGCATTCGTCGATATCGGGGTGGAGCGTGCGGCGTTTCTTTATGTCGCGGACATCGCCACGGAGACCGGCGGCCCCCCTCCCGCGGTTGACGCGTCGGACGCCCCTGAAGGCGTGGACGAGGCCGAGGGCGGGGGTGAGACGCCCAAAGGCGACGATGAGGGGGAAGACGAGGTGACCAAAGCCACCCCGCGTCCTCGCCGGGTCCATCGATCCATCGAAGAACTCTTGCGCGAAGGCCAGGAGGTGGTCGTTCAGGTCACGAAGGATCCGATCGGGACCAAGGGGTGTCGAGTGACGACCTATCTGTCTCTTCCGGGCCGGTACCTGGTGTTCATGCCGACGGTCAACCACATCGGGATTTCCAGGCGGATCGGGGATGAGACCGAGCGGGCAAGGCTCCGAGAGATGATCACTCGGTTGCGTCAACCAGGAACCGGATACATCATTCGGACCGTGAGCGAGGGGACCAGCGAGGATGAGTTTCGAATGGATATCGAGTTCCTCGGCCGGTTATGGCAGACCATCGGCGACGAGGCGCAGCGGGCGTCCGCACCGGCTCTGCTTCACGCGGATCTCGATCTCTCCCTGCGTACGGTCCGGGATCTGCTGACCCATCGAGTCGACCGGTTGACCGTCGGGGCACGAGCGGAGTACGACCGGATCCGACAGTTTGTCGGCACGTACCTGCCGAACTTGGTGGCCAAGGTTCATCTGTACAGCCAGGACGAACCGATTTTTGATCGATACGGCATCGAGATCGAGATTTCCAAGGCCCTGGGTCGTCGGGTGTGGTTGAAATCGGGCGGCTATATCGTCATCGAACATACCGAAGCGTTGACCGTGGTGGATGTGAACACCGGCCGGTACGTGGGGAAACGAGACCTGGAGGAAACCATTCTCAAGACCAACCTCGAGGCTGCCAAGGAAATCGCCTATCAACTTCGACTCCGGAACATCGGCGGCATCATCATCATCGATTTCATCGACATGGAAAAAGAAAAGAACCGCGAGCGGGTCTTTGCGGCACTCCGTGATGCACTCGCGACCGACCGCGCGCGGAGCAACATCCTGCGTATTTCCGACCTGGGTCTGGTGGAGATGTCCCGCGAGCGTGTGCGCGAGGATTTGTTGCGCGTATTATGCGACGCGTGTCTGTATTGCGAAAAACGGGGTTATATCCGGTCGGCCACGACAATCTGCTACGAGATTTTCCGTGAGATCCGACGGTCCGGCACGGCCAGCGAGGCCGGGACGATCTTGGTCACGGTGCATCCCAACGTCGCCAACTTGCTCTTTGATGAGGAGCGGGAAGGCGTGGAAGCGCTGGAACGCGAATTCAACAAACGGATCTCCATCAAAGCCGACCCACACCTGCACCAAGAGCAGTACGACCTCGTCCTGGTGTAA
- the dprA gene encoding DNA-processing protein DprA, with amino-acid sequence MPSASTVRDAERAALALSRVSGVGPVTFRTLVDALGSADAVFRAPVSVLRRVDGCPRHVADAVRAFDQWGEVDAELRRLGALGGRLLTLSGAEYPLHLRRIHDPPSVLYALGDWPTAERRVVAVVGSRRATPYGTATATRLAQELARAGFVVVSGLARGIDAAAHQGALAAGGRTVAVLGCGVDVTYPPEMRELKDRVQSHGSVLSELPLGAPPDPHHFPTRNRIISGMALGVLVIEAAADSGSLITAKLALEQGREVFAVPGNVGTRTSTGTNRLIKAGATLVETADDLIEQLVGQIGTAAQRRSSAPTITVDLTADERRVFDLLSWEPAHVDELTVRSSVAPDRLAELLLGLELKGVAKQVPGHRYVRQVTL; translated from the coding sequence ATGCCGTCGGCATCGACCGTCCGCGACGCCGAGCGAGCCGCCCTGGCCCTCAGCCGGGTCTCGGGCGTGGGGCCCGTGACCTTTCGCACGCTGGTTGATGCGCTGGGTTCGGCTGATGCAGTGTTCCGAGCTCCGGTGTCGGTGTTGCGCAGGGTCGACGGCTGTCCGCGCCACGTGGCCGACGCTGTCAGGGCCTTTGACCAATGGGGTGAGGTCGACGCGGAGCTGCGCCGTCTCGGAGCCCTGGGAGGCCGTCTGCTCACCCTCTCCGGCGCCGAGTATCCGCTCCACCTCCGTCGTATCCACGATCCTCCCTCGGTGCTGTATGCGTTGGGCGATTGGCCAACCGCTGAGCGACGCGTGGTTGCGGTCGTGGGGTCCCGGCGTGCGACGCCGTACGGGACGGCCACGGCCACCCGATTGGCCCAGGAACTGGCCCGCGCCGGGTTCGTGGTGGTCAGCGGGTTGGCGCGGGGCATTGACGCTGCCGCGCATCAAGGGGCGCTGGCGGCGGGTGGGCGGACCGTGGCCGTGCTCGGCTGTGGCGTGGATGTGACCTATCCGCCGGAGATGAGAGAGCTCAAGGACCGTGTACAGAGTCATGGCAGCGTGCTGTCGGAACTGCCCTTGGGGGCACCGCCGGACCCGCATCACTTTCCCACGCGTAACCGGATCATCAGCGGGATGGCGCTCGGCGTCCTGGTGATCGAAGCCGCGGCGGACAGTGGTTCGTTGATCACGGCGAAACTGGCGCTGGAACAGGGGCGCGAAGTGTTCGCGGTTCCCGGCAACGTGGGGACAAGGACGAGCACGGGGACCAACCGGCTGATCAAAGCCGGAGCCACGTTGGTCGAGACCGCTGATGACCTGATCGAGCAGCTGGTCGGCCAGATCGGGACCGCCGCTCAGCGCCGCTCCTCCGCTCCGACTATCACGGTGGATCTGACGGCCGACGAGCGGCGAGTGTTCGACCTGCTGTCGTGGGAGCCGGCGCATGTGGATGAGTTGACCGTGCGCTCCAGCGTAGCGCCTGACCGTCTGGCCGAGCTGTTGTTGGGGCTTGAGCTGAAGGGTGTGGCGAAGCAGGTTCCGGGCCATCGGTACGTGCGCCAGGTGACGCTTTAA